In one Sphingomonas sp. AP4-R1 genomic region, the following are encoded:
- a CDS encoding DMT family transporter yields the protein MDMPEVAPPADRPILGMGMRIVSATGFAIMAAFLKAASQRGAGTIEMLFYRSAGALPLVFLWAAFGPGIRSLGTRRPAAHLTRSAIGLTTMFFTFGALSLLPLGEATTITYTAPVFSTILSAVLLHEAIGARRWAAVVTGFAGMLLVVQPGGGNGLSPVGVAMALTAALGQSAVMITLRQIGKTEATSAIVFWFTTFCSLVGAAFLPFFGHIHDATTFAFLIGGGLFGGIAQIAMTSSLRYAPVSAVVPFDYLQILWATAIGWAIFASPASATTLAGAALITASGVYTAYREGRRGQEPKQAFAPPEG from the coding sequence ATGGACATGCCGGAAGTCGCCCCGCCCGCCGATCGCCCCATCCTGGGAATGGGCATGCGGATCGTGAGCGCGACGGGCTTCGCGATCATGGCCGCCTTCCTGAAAGCGGCGAGCCAGCGCGGCGCCGGCACGATCGAGATGCTCTTCTATCGCAGTGCGGGCGCGCTGCCGCTGGTGTTCCTGTGGGCGGCGTTCGGGCCCGGCATTCGCAGCCTCGGCACGCGGCGCCCGGCCGCGCATCTCACCCGATCGGCGATCGGCCTCACCACGATGTTCTTCACCTTCGGCGCGCTCTCGCTGCTGCCCTTGGGCGAGGCGACGACGATCACCTATACCGCGCCGGTCTTCTCCACGATTCTCTCGGCCGTCCTGCTGCACGAGGCGATCGGCGCGCGGCGCTGGGCGGCGGTGGTGACGGGCTTTGCGGGCATGCTGCTGGTGGTCCAGCCGGGCGGAGGCAATGGCCTCTCCCCCGTCGGGGTCGCCATGGCTCTGACGGCGGCACTCGGCCAGTCGGCGGTGATGATCACGCTGCGCCAGATCGGCAAGACCGAGGCGACCTCCGCGATCGTCTTCTGGTTCACCACCTTCTGCTCCTTGGTCGGCGCGGCATTCCTGCCCTTCTTCGGCCATATCCACGATGCGACGACCTTCGCCTTTCTCATCGGCGGAGGCCTGTTCGGCGGCATCGCCCAGATCGCGATGACGAGTTCGCTGCGCTACGCCCCTGTCTCGGCCGTCGTGCCGTTCGATTATCTGCAGATCCTCTGGGCGACCGCGATCGGCTGGGCGATCTTCGCCTCGCCTGCATCGGCGACGACGCTGGCGGGCGCCGCGCTCATCACCGCGAGCGGAGTGTACACCGCCTATCGCGAAGGGCGGCGGGGACAGGAACCGAAGCAGGCTTTCGCGCCGCCGGAAGGGTGA
- a CDS encoding Glu/Leu/Phe/Val dehydrogenase: MISLWDYPDFDAHESVSFFRDEAAGLTAIIAVHSTHLGPAAGGTRLWHYADKGDAVTDALRLSRGMSFKNAMAGLPLGGGKSVILADPGVDKTPALLAAFGRAVDSLGGRYITAEDVGMTDQDMLAIRQETRHVSGLPVGEAAAGGNPGPLTALGVYLGIKEAIARALGKSSAAGVHVAIQGVGSVGGGVARLLAADGARLTLADVDQARAGALARELGADLAAADDILGIEADVLSPCALGAILDEAGIDRLQVPIVAGAANNQLKTPADGDRLTARGILYAPDYVINAGGIINVALEYLGQGDRAEVEARIAQIPERLEAIWAEASQTREAASAVADRMAMRLIGRG, translated from the coding sequence ATGATCTCTCTCTGGGATTATCCCGATTTCGACGCGCACGAGAGCGTCAGTTTCTTCCGTGACGAAGCCGCGGGCCTGACGGCGATCATCGCCGTCCACTCCACCCATCTGGGGCCGGCCGCAGGCGGCACGCGCTTGTGGCATTATGCCGACAAGGGCGACGCCGTGACGGACGCGCTGCGCCTGTCGCGCGGCATGAGCTTCAAGAATGCGATGGCCGGCCTGCCCCTCGGCGGCGGCAAGAGCGTGATTCTCGCCGATCCGGGCGTGGACAAGACTCCGGCCTTGCTGGCCGCCTTCGGTCGCGCGGTCGATTCGCTGGGCGGTCGCTACATCACGGCCGAGGATGTCGGCATGACCGATCAGGACATGCTCGCGATCCGACAGGAGACGCGCCACGTTTCCGGCCTGCCGGTGGGCGAGGCGGCGGCCGGCGGCAATCCGGGGCCGTTGACGGCACTCGGCGTCTATCTCGGGATCAAGGAGGCGATCGCGCGTGCGCTCGGCAAATCGAGCGCGGCGGGCGTGCATGTCGCGATCCAGGGCGTGGGCTCGGTCGGCGGCGGCGTGGCCCGCCTGCTCGCGGCCGACGGCGCACGGCTGACGCTGGCGGACGTGGATCAGGCCCGGGCCGGGGCGCTGGCGCGCGAACTGGGCGCGGATCTGGCGGCGGCCGACGACATTCTCGGGATCGAGGCCGATGTGCTCAGCCCGTGCGCCCTGGGCGCGATTCTGGACGAGGCCGGGATCGATCGCCTGCAGGTGCCGATCGTGGCGGGGGCCGCGAACAACCAGCTGAAGACGCCTGCCGACGGCGATCGGCTCACGGCGCGCGGCATTCTCTATGCGCCCGATTATGTGATCAACGCGGGCGGCATCATCAATGTCGCGCTGGAATATCTGGGGCAGGGCGACCGCGCCGAGGTGGAGGCGCGGATCGCGCAGATTCCGGAACGTCTGGAAGCGATCTGGGCCGAGGCCTCCCAAACGCGCGAGGCCGCCTCGGCGGTCGCGGACCGGATGGCGATGCGCCTGATCGGCCGCGGCTGA
- a CDS encoding cytochrome c-type biogenesis protein, producing MPTAPLANVQLPDPAQEAKAKALMETLRCLVCQGQSIADSNADLAADMRSLVRQRIQAGESPEAVRAWLIERYGNWVSYKPQLGADTAILWLAPLVLLAIGGVIALGSLKRRRR from the coding sequence ATGCCCACCGCGCCGCTCGCCAACGTCCAGCTGCCCGATCCCGCGCAGGAGGCCAAGGCCAAGGCGCTGATGGAGACTTTGCGCTGCCTCGTCTGCCAGGGGCAGTCGATCGCGGACAGCAACGCCGATCTCGCGGCCGACATGCGCAGCCTCGTGCGCCAGCGCATCCAGGCGGGCGAGAGCCCGGAGGCGGTGCGCGCCTGGCTGATCGAGCGCTATGGCAATTGGGTATCGTACAAGCCCCAGCTGGGCGCCGACACTGCGATCCTGTGGCTGGCGCCGCTGGTGCTGCTGGCGATCGGCGGCGTGATTGCACTCGGCAGCCTGAAGAGGCGGCGGCGATGA
- the ccmD gene encoding heme exporter protein CcmD, producing the protein MIGGWPFVIAAYAVAILATVGLVGWSWRSLRQAEARAERLRDR; encoded by the coding sequence ATGATTGGGGGCTGGCCCTTCGTGATCGCGGCTTATGCCGTCGCGATCCTGGCGACTGTGGGGCTCGTCGGCTGGTCGTGGCGGTCGCTGCGTCAGGCCGAGGCGCGCGCGGAGCGGCTGCGCGACCGGTGA
- a CDS encoding Crp/Fnr family transcriptional regulator yields the protein MTNAHPLGVIGPLVDRLRRSDTLSETEISALAGVISDVRDYANRAVVARPHEHLEKSQLLISGLVARQTELPNGRRQILAIHVPGDFLDLHGLLLKSLDHEVVTLSPARLAEAPHPVLREMTSEHPHLARLLWFSTMVDAAIHREWIASLGRTAAGRIAHLFCELQIRLEVVGLADTHEFALPLTQIDLADATALTPVHVNRTLRHLREGGIVDFRSGHVSIGDLNALRRIAGFNPDYLYLEQEPR from the coding sequence GTGACCAACGCTCATCCACTTGGTGTCATCGGCCCGCTGGTCGATCGGCTGCGTCGTTCCGATACATTGTCCGAAACCGAGATTTCGGCGCTGGCGGGCGTGATCTCCGACGTGCGCGATTATGCGAACCGCGCCGTGGTGGCGCGGCCGCACGAGCATCTCGAAAAGAGCCAGCTGCTCATCTCGGGTCTGGTCGCCCGCCAGACCGAGCTGCCGAACGGCCGTCGCCAGATCCTGGCGATCCATGTGCCGGGCGATTTCCTCGATTTGCACGGCCTGCTGCTGAAGTCGCTCGACCATGAGGTGGTCACGCTCTCTCCGGCGCGTCTGGCCGAGGCGCCGCATCCCGTGCTGCGGGAGATGACGAGCGAGCATCCGCATCTCGCGCGCCTTTTGTGGTTCTCGACGATGGTGGATGCCGCCATTCACCGCGAATGGATCGCGTCGCTGGGGCGCACCGCCGCGGGCCGGATCGCGCACCTGTTCTGCGAACTGCAGATCCGGCTGGAAGTGGTCGGGCTTGCCGACACGCACGAATTCGCGCTGCCGCTGACGCAGATCGATCTGGCCGATGCGACCGCGCTGACGCCGGTTCACGTGAATCGGACGTTGCGCCATCTGCGCGAAGGCGGGATCGTCGATTTCCGATCGGGCCATGTGTCGATCGGGGATCTCAACGCGCTGCGCCGCATCGCGGGCTTTAACCCAGATTATCTTTATCTGGAGCAGGAGCCGCGCTGA
- a CDS encoding heme lyase CcmF/NrfE family subunit encodes MIAEAGLVALWLGAALCALQLVLVVLALKTPFVLSEVEAREASAPPAARPSTSLRTNGEGNEAGETWRALSSAIRPVAVAQGLLTCLAFALLILLFVRVDLSVLLVAQNDHSEKPFLYRFAASWGNHEGSMLMWVSILSIAGAAVAVLERRLNERTLVATLGGQAAIGLGFYAFLLFASNPFARLTPPAMEGQGLNPLLQDPGLAFHPPTLYLGYVGLSVAFSFAIGALVTRDVGPAFARAMRPWVLGAWIFLTIGITAGSYWAYYELGWGGWWFWDPVENASLMPWLAATALLHSVTVLATRDGLRAWTVMLGVVAFSMSMVGTFLVRSGILTSVHAFAVDPRRGSFLLALLALYIGGALALFALRVGTVREGSRFDALSREGSLVLNNLLLTVILGIVLVGTLYPLILEGVTGEKLSVGPPYFNSAAGPLALILGVVMVAGPLMRWRREEVKPLLRRLAPAAALVLIALVVIKVTAPAIGILPLLGLGLSFGIMLGSIEPLIGRNLRRTPLFTWGMVIAHFGIGVALAGMACDSAFTAERLVAASVGDRVQVGPWQVTLKAVTPGFGPNWTSMDATLEAARGGAPVTLLPQARYYWAPPTETSESAILTAWNGQLYTVLGSQAEDGRWQLRLWWKPFVTLIWAGGGLVALGGALALIGRVLRERRSAKNREATA; translated from the coding sequence ATGATCGCGGAGGCCGGCCTTGTCGCGCTGTGGCTGGGGGCGGCGCTCTGCGCGCTGCAACTGGTGCTGGTGGTCCTCGCACTTAAAACCCCGTTCGTGCTGAGCGAAGTCGAAGCACGGGAAGCAAGCGCGCCGCCTGCAGCACGTCCTTCGACTTCGCTCAGGACGAACGGGGAAGGGAACGAGGCGGGCGAGACGTGGCGCGCGCTTTCGTCCGCCATCCGTCCGGTCGCGGTCGCGCAGGGGCTGCTCACCTGTCTCGCCTTTGCGCTGCTGATCCTGCTGTTCGTGCGTGTCGATCTGTCGGTGCTGCTGGTCGCGCAGAACGATCATAGCGAGAAGCCCTTCCTCTATCGCTTCGCCGCCTCGTGGGGGAATCACGAGGGATCGATGCTGATGTGGGTGTCGATCCTGTCGATCGCGGGCGCGGCTGTGGCCGTGCTGGAGCGGCGGCTGAACGAGCGCACATTGGTCGCCACGCTGGGCGGGCAGGCGGCGATCGGCCTGGGCTTTTACGCCTTCCTGCTCTTCGCCTCGAACCCGTTCGCGCGGCTGACGCCGCCGGCGATGGAAGGGCAGGGGCTCAATCCCTTGCTGCAGGATCCCGGCCTCGCCTTCCATCCGCCGACGCTTTATCTCGGCTATGTCGGCCTTTCGGTCGCTTTCTCCTTCGCGATCGGCGCGCTGGTGACGCGCGATGTCGGCCCGGCCTTCGCCCGTGCGATGCGGCCGTGGGTTCTGGGCGCGTGGATCTTCCTGACGATCGGCATCACCGCCGGCAGCTATTGGGCCTATTACGAACTGGGCTGGGGCGGCTGGTGGTTCTGGGATCCGGTCGAGAATGCCTCGCTGATGCCGTGGCTGGCGGCGACGGCTCTGCTCCATTCGGTGACGGTTCTGGCGACGCGCGACGGGCTGCGCGCGTGGACGGTGATGCTGGGCGTCGTTGCCTTTTCCATGAGCATGGTCGGCACGTTCCTCGTCCGATCAGGCATCCTGACGAGCGTGCATGCGTTCGCGGTCGATCCGCGCCGGGGCAGTTTCCTGCTGGCCTTGCTGGCCCTCTATATCGGCGGCGCGCTGGCCCTGTTCGCGCTGCGCGTGGGCACGGTGCGCGAGGGATCGCGCTTCGATGCGCTGAGCCGCGAGGGCAGCCTCGTCCTCAACAATCTGCTGCTGACGGTGATCCTCGGCATCGTGCTGGTCGGCACGCTCTATCCGCTGATCCTCGAGGGCGTGACGGGCGAGAAGCTCTCGGTCGGCCCGCCTTATTTCAATAGCGCCGCAGGGCCGCTGGCGCTGATCCTCGGCGTGGTGATGGTGGCCGGGCCGCTGATGCGCTGGCGGCGGGAAGAGGTGAAGCCGTTGCTGCGGCGCCTCGCTCCCGCGGCGGCGCTCGTTCTGATCGCGCTGGTGGTGATCAAGGTGACGGCGCCCGCGATCGGCATCCTGCCCTTGCTCGGTCTCGGCTTGTCGTTCGGCATCATGCTGGGTTCGATCGAGCCGCTGATCGGGCGCAACCTGCGCCGCACGCCGCTCTTCACCTGGGGCATGGTGATCGCGCATTTCGGCATCGGCGTCGCGCTGGCGGGCATGGCCTGCGACAGCGCCTTCACCGCCGAACGGCTGGTGGCGGCGTCCGTGGGCGACAGGGTTCAGGTCGGCCCGTGGCAGGTGACGCTCAAGGCGGTGACGCCCGGCTTCGGCCCCAACTGGACCTCGATGGACGCCACGCTGGAAGCGGCGCGGGGCGGCGCTCCCGTCACATTGCTCCCGCAGGCGCGCTATTATTGGGCGCCGCCGACCGAGACGAGCGAGAGCGCGATCCTGACGGCGTGGAACGGCCAGCTTTATACGGTGCTGGGCAGCCAGGCCGAGGACGGGCGCTGGCAGCTGCGCTTGTGGTGGAAGCCGTTCGTCACATTGATCTGGGCCGGTGGCGGGCTGGTGGCGCTGGGCGGCGCGCTCGCCCTGATCGGCCGCGTGCTGCGCGAGCGGCGCTCGGCGAAGAACCGGGAGGCCACCGCATGA
- the ccmC gene encoding heme ABC transporter permease CcmC codes for MHRFANPARFLAIARPLTAWFGWSGAVLIAVALIGGLVITPSDYLQGQTVRIMYVHVPAAWLGMAGWTGIAGASFAQLVWRHPLSAVAARACAVPGAVYAAVCLASGSIWGRPTWGTWWEWDGRLTSMLVLFFLYIGYIALANAAGRDAGGQRITAIYGLVGAVNLPVIHYSVLWWRTLHQGQSISLSGSSIDPSLLWPLPLSALGFTLLFGAVVLMRMRALLADAKVEARMKRLATA; via the coding sequence ATGCATCGCTTCGCCAATCCCGCCCGCTTCCTCGCCATCGCCCGTCCGCTGACCGCATGGTTCGGCTGGAGCGGCGCGGTGCTGATTGCGGTCGCGCTGATCGGCGGGCTCGTCATCACGCCCTCCGATTATCTGCAGGGGCAGACGGTGCGGATCATGTACGTCCATGTCCCCGCCGCGTGGCTCGGCATGGCGGGCTGGACAGGGATCGCCGGCGCCAGCTTCGCGCAACTGGTGTGGCGTCATCCGCTGAGCGCGGTCGCCGCGCGCGCTTGCGCGGTGCCGGGCGCGGTCTATGCGGCTGTGTGCCTCGCCAGCGGATCGATCTGGGGCCGGCCCACCTGGGGCACCTGGTGGGAGTGGGACGGCCGACTGACCTCGATGCTCGTCCTGTTCTTCCTCTATATCGGCTATATCGCGCTCGCCAATGCGGCGGGCAGGGATGCGGGCGGCCAGCGCATCACCGCCATCTATGGCCTCGTCGGCGCGGTGAACCTGCCGGTGATCCATTATTCGGTCCTGTGGTGGCGCACGCTCCATCAGGGGCAGAGCATTTCGCTGTCCGGATCGAGCATCGATCCCAGCCTGTTGTGGCCGCTTCCGCTGTCGGCGCTGGGCTTCACCCTGCTGTTTGGCGCGGTCGTGCTGATGCGGATGCGCGCGCTGCTGGCGGACGCGAAGGTCGAGGCGCGCATGAAAAGGCTGGCGACGGCATGA
- a CDS encoding cytochrome C biogenesis protein: protein MNGWVILALLAALLGAGLWVVIRPARMVSELIAAAVLVALAGYAWQGSPMLAGKPTGPRDNRPAPANLFGDERGKWLEQVGVDAQALDAADGLIRSGDPAYAIGILRAALEHRPKSATLWIGLGNAISLYADGLVTPPARYAFQHASQLAPQSPAPAYFLGLSLAQSGDLDGAEQSWRGLLAKAPADAAWRSDVEQKLAAIDRARSLR, encoded by the coding sequence ATGAACGGGTGGGTGATCCTGGCGCTGCTCGCGGCCTTGCTCGGCGCGGGCCTGTGGGTCGTGATCCGGCCGGCGCGGATGGTGAGCGAGCTGATCGCGGCCGCCGTGCTGGTCGCGCTGGCGGGCTATGCCTGGCAGGGCAGCCCGATGCTGGCGGGCAAGCCCACCGGCCCGCGCGACAATCGGCCCGCGCCCGCCAACCTGTTCGGAGACGAGCGCGGCAAGTGGCTGGAGCAGGTGGGTGTCGACGCGCAGGCGCTGGACGCGGCCGACGGCCTGATCCGCAGCGGCGATCCGGCCTATGCGATCGGCATATTGCGCGCTGCGCTGGAGCATCGGCCGAAGAGCGCGACGCTCTGGATCGGGCTGGGCAACGCCATTTCGCTCTATGCGGACGGGCTGGTGACGCCGCCCGCGCGCTATGCCTTCCAGCATGCGTCGCAGCTGGCACCGCAGAGCCCGGCGCCGGCTTACTTCCTCGGCCTGTCACTCGCGCAGTCGGGCGATCTGGACGGTGCCGAGCAGAGCTGGCGCGGGCTGCTGGCCAAAGCTCCGGCGGACGCCGCGTGGCGATCCGACGTGGAGCAGAAACTGGCCGCGATCGATCGGGCGCGAAGTCTCCGCTGA
- the ccmE gene encoding cytochrome c maturation protein CcmE produces MKAKHQRLTLTLLAVAALIGAALLAMSALKDQAAYFYTPSDAARDHVAPGRAVRLGGMVTKGSIKKLPDGVTITFLVTDNAATVPVRFSGIVPALFKEGSGVVADGRFDASGLFVADQILAKHDERYMPPQVAGAMHKSGSLEADEKAKAR; encoded by the coding sequence ATGAAGGCCAAGCATCAGCGCCTGACGCTGACCCTGCTCGCAGTCGCGGCACTGATCGGTGCGGCGCTGCTCGCCATGTCCGCGCTCAAGGATCAGGCCGCCTATTTCTACACGCCGAGCGATGCGGCGCGCGATCATGTCGCGCCCGGCCGTGCCGTGCGTCTGGGCGGAATGGTCACCAAGGGCTCGATCAAGAAACTGCCCGACGGCGTGACGATCACCTTCCTCGTCACCGACAATGCGGCGACCGTGCCGGTGCGTTTCTCCGGCATCGTGCCGGCTCTGTTCAAGGAAGGATCGGGCGTGGTGGCGGACGGACGCTTCGATGCGAGCGGCCTGTTCGTGGCGGACCAGATCCTCGCCAAGCATGACGAGCGCTACATGCCGCCGCAGGTGGCGGGCGCGATGCACAAGAGCGGCAGCTTGGAAGCGGACGAGAAGGCCAAGGCGCGATGA
- a CDS encoding DsbE family thiol:disulfide interchange protein codes for MSAAPSPARRPWLLWVPLIGFILLATIFIIGLRKPDDPTITSKMIGRPMPAFALPAATSGVDGLTSADLATGTPHLVNIFASWCVPCAGEAPQLEILAKNKVPIVGIAIRDRPDDVAGFLARYGNPYARIGSDTTSKVQIAIGSSGVPETFVVDGKGVIRMQKIGPIMPEDLPGVQAALEAAR; via the coding sequence ATGAGCGCCGCGCCATCCCCCGCGCGGCGGCCGTGGCTGCTGTGGGTGCCGCTGATCGGCTTCATCCTGCTCGCGACGATCTTCATCATCGGCCTGCGCAAGCCCGACGATCCCACGATCACCTCGAAGATGATCGGCCGGCCGATGCCGGCCTTCGCGCTGCCGGCGGCCACCTCGGGCGTGGACGGGCTGACCAGCGCCGATCTCGCCACCGGCACGCCGCATCTCGTCAACATTTTCGCCAGCTGGTGCGTGCCCTGCGCGGGCGAAGCGCCGCAACTGGAGATCCTCGCCAAGAACAAGGTGCCGATCGTCGGCATCGCGATCCGTGACCGGCCGGACGACGTGGCGGGCTTCCTCGCGCGCTACGGCAATCCCTATGCGCGCATCGGCAGCGACACGACCAGCAAGGTGCAGATCGCGATCGGCTCGTCGGGCGTGCCGGAGACGTTCGTGGTGGACGGCAAGGGCGTGATCCGGATGCAGAAGATCGGGCCGATCATGCCCGAGGATCTGCCCGGCGTGCAGGCCGCGCTGGAGGCGGCACGATGA